TCTAGTATTGTGAAATATAAGTCGTGATTTTCCTCCTAGGCGGTGGTAACTATGGTTCCTAAGAATTCAGTGGATATAGACATTATTTTTTATGCACACAGTTTGCCTCATCAATTGCTAACTTGAAACCATAAGTTGTCGGCATCTTAACGATCGTAATTAGTGATAgtgatttaaaaaaattgaattattatcaATTATCTAAGAGAGCTAGTCGAAGCATAACGACAATTTTAAAGAATGTGATCGTTGGGGAGGTTAGAAAATCATACTACGAGGCAGATCAGGCAATTAATCAATGTAATGTTTATTCTAGATGAGCTACAATACACGTTTGAAATCCCATTGTCTGGATAATCTTTAGGACTACAGTGGGGGTATTACGCCAAAactgatataagtagtgtgttcAAGTTCTTAACAATTAACACATCTCAAAAGTAGCAAAACTACTGGTATTGTCACGTATCCGAATACATATGTTCATACTGCACTTTGCCAATGTTAAAACAATTTCAAACCGAGACTGCCAGATTACCTTGTGTGCAAAAGCTATATCAAAATATTGTGTTTTATTTGAAAGTGAAACTCAGAATTTGTATATTTAGTTTTACACCTCACTTTGTATAAATACTAGCTTTTGCACCTGGCTTACGAAACCATTTATGTAAAATGGATTTAAAGCTTGGATCTCAGTAATTAGAATCCTGACGACCTGACCACTAATTCACTACTCTAAGTGGTCTTAAGGATAGTAACCAGTCTTTGAATGGGATTCTTGAGTGAGCGTTGGTATACTGACTGAATGATTTGCGATCTACCTTGATGCGCCCAGTTTGTACAACAAGCTCAAGAAAGCATCTATTTAGAGTGCAGGTTTCTGACCTTTGAACTTAATGTATTAAGTAGCACAACTTGTATAATAAGACAGTTGTAACCGACTAAAATTATCTTCAGGAGAGTAGCACCATTCATTTTGAAACTCAGACTTCcgttataaacaaatatatcatttactTTGGGACGATTTTGACAAATGGGTAGACATTTTTCTTCTGTACTGTTAGCACTACATGAACGGAAACATCTAAAACAAACTAACGTCTACTGTAAAGTTACATACGTGTTTGTAAGATTTATGTAAGCTAAAACTTCTGCTTTTCGAAATCCAGCGTAGGTAAGTTGGCTAAAATGCTGTTAAATTGAAAACAGCTAACTTCAAGTCTACAGATGATTGTGTGCTGCTCATCGCAGCTATATGTATTGAAAAACAGTGAGCATCTCCACAAAAACTGTTCTCATAGTAAAGAGGAGTCAAAAAAATAAGGAGTAAGATAGAGTTTCTTACACTTCATGGATAACCAATGTCAGTAACGTTTGCAACCCGAAGCCAACGCTGCGAAAATTTCCACTTTTGAATAATTGTTCCTTAAAGCCTAAAAACCGTCATCTAGCCCGTTTtcctggttgtctgaaggaaataaCGAATTGTGGTATGAATGATTTAATTATCAACCACCCACACGCTATCATCTTTCATCCTTGTCATGTTGTAACCAAATGTTTCACAGACTATCTGTCGTAACATAGCGACTCTCTGCGTGCTTAAAATTGTTTGTTGTAAGATCATTTTAAGTTACAAAAAACAGTACACAAAACCTAAACCTTTCAAAGTATCGGTTTCAATCTCATTTTCACCTTTTAGTTGTGTTATCCGTTTAAAACTGAAgaataattttctatatttcaGCTCCAAAGATGGTTGTATATCATGATCGGAACCTAATCATCAACTACATTCCAACATCGATTACAGATGCTGATTTGACCAACTTATTCTCATCTGTCGGTGCCATTAAAACCTGCCGGATCATTCGAGACCGAAATAGCGGGTCCAGCTTTGGCTTTGGGTTTTGTGAGTATGAAGATTCTGACTCTGCTCATAAGGCTATCTCACGCTTTAATGGTTACCGAATCGCCGATAAGATTCTGAAAGTTTCACTAGCTAAGCTGCAAGGACGACTTTGTCAAAGCTCAAATTTATACGTTAAAAATTTCCCACCTACACTCACCGAACACGATTTGACGGCAGAATTTGGACAGTTCGGTCCTGTTGTTCAGTGTCGTATATTGCGTGACCACGATACTAATGTTTCTAAAGGGAGTGCCTACGTACTGTTCGAGAATCCTGCTGATGCCGAAGCAGCTAAGCGTTCTTTAGATGCACGTGCTTGGCCCGGATCTACAGACAATCAGATGCTGTCTATAAAGTTTGCCACTCCACCTTATCGACAATCGGTTAGTTTGACAAAATCCAGAAACAACTTCAGAAGACCATTTTTACATCAACAAAATTTGCGAAACGGTCAGTTATCTGCTCACTTATCATCGCAGTCAAAGCCTTCAGTTCCTGAAGTTTATACACCTTCCTGTCCACAATTACCTTACATTCCTAACAATTTATGTACAGCATTGGCCCACTCTGTCCAAGGGTCACTATTGCAGTCTCCTGTTATACAACCACAACTAAATCCACAGGGTCTGTTATGGAGTAATGATTACCCCAATACTGAGTATCAGAACCCTGCTTCCGCCTTAAATGTAACTTCTGGTTACTTGGCCCCTTACTTCTATTCACAACAACCTTATCCAAATCTTTGGCTACCTCTTCAACAGAACTATATTAACCAAATCCCTTTGAATACTTTATGTACAAATCAGTTGGAAAGTTATGGAAATTCAGTCCAAGGTTGTCCTATAATTACCAATgttcaaaatacattttatccTACCCTAAGTCAGCAACAATCCAATTTACCTACTAAAATATCTGACGCAACTTGTAAGCAATCAAACGACTTTTCTCATTTCGGCCGACCCAAATCCACTAAAATTGACAAAAATGAATCTACAtctgtatacatatataatattGGAAACATGACTGAAGCACAAATATTTGTTCTGTTTTCACAGTTTGGACCAATTTTAAATGTTTCTATACCGAAAGATTACAAAACAAATTCCTCTAGAAACTTCGGTTTCGTTACGTATAGTAATTTTCAGAGTGCCCAAAACTCGATAGATATAATGAACGGATCACTTTTATCTGGTAGGCGATTACAGGTTTCATTTCGTCAAAGTAAAGGAAAGTGGACTAAATATGGAAGTCTCAGTAGCAGTAATACTTTAGAAAAACCTGCTTCGAAACAGAAAGGGGATATCCCAGACTCTGGATGCCACAGTCCACAGTTGTCAAGTGAGAAATTAGATGTTGCTAATATTTTACCTTCCAACAATCTCCAAGTTTCAGAGACGATCGAGGCATTGGGGAATTTAAATATATCTAATGGAAGCAACATGGCCTCCTCTAAAGTCTAACAAGACTGTGTAAACTACACATCAAAAAGTTAATTTACCAGACTATTTGTGCACGAACGTATTTTTTCTTGTGAAACATTTACTTCATTAATTTCAATACATTTCCCATATAAATGACaccatgtacatatatatacaatattaaTTTTActgactataaatgtttattattacaaCGGAATCATTGTCTCAAATCCTTTTTTGAGTTCTTCCAGGGCCTTTATTTTTATAAGGTATTCTAAAAGTGTGGAGTTCTTAGGGTATGCAGTACCGAAAAACAACTTTAAGTATACTCTCAAGGAAATTATTTATTGCGTTGATTCCCTTCCAGTTGTCGCCACACTTTTGTCCAGACTTTTTTTTACATGATTCCTTGCTGTAaacttatatttttattaatacTTTTGCGTATATAGTTTAAGTAGCTTTATTTAAACTAAAAGTCATATGGGTACGTTGAAAGTGAACATAAGAAATCTAATTGCCTATATGTAATCGTTCATTATATTTCTATATTTAAAGTATCCTCTTAGTGTTGAAAGCATTCGACTTTCAGCCATTAAGTTTAAGGTTCAAGCCTCATTCCAATCTCTTCTGTTTGGGCAAAAGGGTAATGTCATAAGCATTCACAATTAAAATGTTTCTAACACCCAAGTACCTAGTGAGTGGATCAGttgattttttaaaacttaGTACTACATTTTTTGCTTAAATATTACTGATCATAAGATTTCCAAGTACAAGGTTACATGGTACGGTCAACCATAAACAATGTCTTACAAAATTAACTAATCTTACGCTATTTTTACTTTGTCATTCGAGGTTATGTTCATTTTCCAGTTTTTATATCAACGAATAGTTGGATCACAAGACTCAAATTACTGATATAGGTATATTCATCGGGttcgtttttcttttaaaaagttTCATTATCAGTTCGAATTTTTAGGTCCACTTAATTTGAACAAAAGGCGTAGAACCGGCTATCATAAGTCTCCATTAGGAATCCAATAATTAAGTTAATTCACCAACAgaagaaatatattttatattaggTTTCTAAAGTtagaaaacaaaacataaatATCTTAGTTTATTAAAGACATTATTTCCTCGCTACTGCTTTGGGAATTAAACACCTGAATTCTCGATATTCatttgtaatgcagctttttacaGTTAAGTATAATTTACGAAAGAGTATCATACTTTTGTTAATTGTCATATACACTAAGAGTTACTGTTATCAAGGCGAGACTTTCTTATGAGAAGTCAGCACCACTCATAATTATCGATTAAATATTTCTTCTCATTTAATATTATCTCACCAGTAAAATAGGTGGTGTCTTTCGTCTAATCACGTTGTAATACTTGTCATGAGACTGTAAATATGAGTCAAGATATGAGACACTTCTTTCATATAGCCTTTAAATACTGCTGGATTCTTTGTAAAATATACTAAATAGCAGTGTAAAAGTGATTATGATAATTGAAATGAACATAATTACATTGAATAGGCATACCCAACTAACCATGCTAAACGTGGTTTTAGTCATTAATTAGAGGGATTATATAATTATTCACGTATAGTTACAAGTGTTAACGAATAGACTAACAAGAGTTAGAATTTCGAACGCCATAATATAATAGGGAATTAAGACGTATAATTTTAGTTATGTATGCTCAAGCGTCAGTCACCTGTGTGGGATACATAACGCCCTAATCATTTTTCCACTTTATTTACTAGTTATATGGACTTTATTACCAACCGAGTTAGCTGTATTGATATAAGATCTAAAAATATATAGAAAAATATTGTTCACAGTGCAATGTTGCGTGTGATATCCTGTAGACACATGTATGATTTTCTATAATGTAAATAAAAGTTCAAATTTAGTAGATTCTcctaaaaatagaaaaaaacagtGAGGGGTCTTGCCGTGtcttagaaaatattttattgtacATCACTGAAAAGTTTGATTTCTGGAGATTGAACTGCTGATTTATATTTCTAAATCTTGCTCAATTCAATTTGGTTCTCGTAACCGGATAGTGTGCAAACTTGTATTAAGTAGGATGTACTttgaaaaacaaatttataacAGCTGAGGGGTGTCAAATGGTTTGATAGCGTGATTCAGTTACTCATCGAAGGTAATAGAAGATGGTTGTGCAACGTCATTAATTAGTTGGAATCAGACGTTAAAACCTCGATGGCGGGTTAGCGGTCCGGAGGTTAATTGTTCACAAGCGGGGCTGTAGTTCTCTAGTTGGATTTCCGCGTGCGGAGTCGTGGATtaactactgaggagtcccatactgggacgaaacggccattcggtacttccaggttttcaatagtggtctaacttataTTGATTCACCATTTCAGTGATATTCTTCAGCCTCTTACTGACAAAAATTAACTAGTTGAAGacagttatttttaatttatgctTTTGATCTGTGAAAAAGTAAAATGATTCATGTTTAATGACGTACTGATATCAGATTTAGTGATAAGGACAAATCTCTTCCTTATCTTATTTGGAACTGAAGAAAATTCATAATATCGGGTTATTTCGTCTTCTATCGGTTCTTCCACtatatttttctctttttagTAAAAATTGGTTAACAAAATTTATCCGTAATATCCATTATCAGTTACTTCCCTTTGTAGCATCGTTTCAtagttaataaatatatttatttatttaaatgcataaatattggtacgaaggggcaccagatacatatgcgccacacaaatctcatttgatttgtgtgaggactgtgatactgcccgggtgccagaaccgaagcaggtggttttcttacggggCAACACCCCAGCCTTTGGTCTAatgatctgatccacaaggcagtggagcatcgtgaggagatgcagtcccatggtagccggtgactaacaattggttcatactccattcgtttcctcaggatactggagcccatgtgcaccattgatttggaatcagggttttccaacttccctagatgaactttccgtgtccaccaacccggttaaagtgccgggttttcgtaaacaacacccccaccacgaggagacagtgagtaggacttccctgtcagaggctatatacgcgtggccatgtgagagcattttgagagggagagcggactctccccactctcggccgtaccagggcattcaggGGCCTGAAATGAAAGGTCAGGAACAAATACCATACACCTGAATGCTAGTGTTTTAAAATGAGACTAACGTTTCTTTCTAAGTTAGTTTCATCACCTGGTGGAAGTTATTTACATAATGTAAACTTAAAGATTAGGTTGGTATTAATGTGATTTAGTCTTTTGTTAATTACATCTGATACTATGATGGAACAAGTATTTCTTGACATAGCTTTTAAGTATGCGAGTTACTACTTGAAATAAGAAATAGATTATCATCAATAAAATAAGTACTAATGATAATTATAACAAAATTGGtctaaataaaatatactgAGGAAAATAACACTATAATAACTTTTCAAAGTAGTTCACTTATTATGACAGTCTTCACGAAAAAAATTGGTATCGCCTACTTATATCTGGAATTAATGAGCAGGGAGTTAtggatttagtatttgcattagtttgcaatggcgaaggtgcatccactatttgtgttctaccaaattcttaCCTTTTGaattcatgtccctatcctttttctctttccaaatttatttcactgtattatactcctttaataacatcttcgaaccctaatctttcgaattactgcttatactcttactacttctaccaccataggatttgaatggacaacttcatctctgtgctaatgtggtatggcaactcgaactgatgtacgtacgtacgaagttctacgttgtgtctGACTGACTAGTTAGTACTTGTTACTACAATCTCGAAGGAACTAATAATTAAAGTGACATTCGAATCGAGTATCGTTATAAGAACGTTATCATTCAGTCATGATTGGAACCCTATGTGACAGCTGGTCTCACTAATAAACCATATTAGCTAGCATGTAATTCTTGTTCGCAGTTCCCTACTAATTGTCCATAGTCTCGAAAGTGTTTTGGAATGTTGTGCCACCCGGCCTAATGACTTCGCTGCTATTTAACCAATAAGGTTCTACTAGCGTTTGGAAATAGAAAATATGACAACAACACCGTGATCAATTGATGTAAAATTACTCTCATTTGTCATATCGAAATGTTTGGAACTTCTAATCCAATCAAATAACCCCATTTCTAAtttctattaaaataaatatagttCTAAATAGCATTCATTATGTAGATCAATACAAAAACTACATCATTTGTCTGTTTATTCCTGATCAGAAGAAGTGTTAAAAAATGTTCCAGATATCTTGTGGCCAATTTTCGACAATTTACGACCAACTATTATTCACCgtagtatttaaataaataagctgAAACGACCTtgctggattccattgctagacTCGATGCGACCTTACTAAAACTTGTGTTTAATTAGGAATATTGAGACAACTCAATATGGGTGTGCATAAGGCATAAGGgaatgatcaatttcagttaTGAATAGTAGCTATGTGATCCCACCAACACTTTATTATGTTCTACTACTCGTTAAACCACTTAATGACTATATGAATTGAGTGGTTCTGTGGATAACACATTTGGTGTTTGAAGTGCAACGTACTGTTTTTAAGCTTCAACGTAAAAaccaacactgagatgcagttGATTAGCCCAAAATAGTgtgaaacgcgcgttctgaatTTCATGGCTAgtcaaatttcaattttactaaaTTATCTGGATTACTTCGACTCTGTAATTGCATCTACaattgaatatttaatattAACTTATACTAGCCGCCTTActactgaatatttatttacttctttCC
Above is a genomic segment from Schistosoma mansoni strain Puerto Rico chromosome 2, complete genome containing:
- a CDS encoding elav (embryonic lethal, abnormal vision,drosophila)-like protein, translated to MVVYHDRNLIINYIPTSITDADLTNLFSSVGAIKTCRIIRDRNSGSSFGFGFCEYEDSDSAHKAISRFNGYRIADKILKVSLAKLQGRLCQSSNLYVKNFPPTLTEHDLTAEFGQFGPVVQCRILRDHDTNVSKGSAYVLFENPADAEAAKRSLDARAWPGSTDNQMLSIKFATPPYRQSVSLTKSRNNFRRPFLHQQNLRNVQGCPIITNVQNTFYPTLSQQQSNLPTKISDATCKQSNDFSHFGRPKSTKIDKNESTSVYIYNIGNMTEAQIFVLFSQFGPILNVSIPKDYKTNSSRNFGFVTYSNFQSAQNSIDIMNGSLLSGRRLQVSFRQSKGKWTKYGSLSSSNTLEKPASKQKGDIPDSGCHSPQLSSEKLDVANILPSNNLQVSETIEALGNLNISNGSNMASSKV